The proteins below are encoded in one region of Chitinophagales bacterium:
- a CDS encoding DUF421 domain-containing protein translates to MNILSSAATHPNYLIVVLATASVYLFLVFAIIAFGKREIGQLSITDLVFLLLISNAVQNAMVNGDWDSLLAGIASAVTLFLLNFLFKRLMYKNREFSKLIEGDPVLLIYHGKAVSANIRKEQITENELEGAIRENGFESISDVSIAKLETNGNISVVGFRDEKRFPFRKKDRKMPPKIKQ, encoded by the coding sequence ATGAATATACTCTCATCCGCTGCCACTCATCCGAATTACCTGATTGTGGTACTGGCTACTGCAAGTGTGTACCTGTTCCTGGTGTTTGCCATAATTGCATTCGGCAAGCGCGAGATTGGCCAGTTATCCATCACCGATCTTGTATTCCTGTTGCTGATCAGCAATGCTGTTCAGAATGCTATGGTTAATGGTGACTGGGACAGCCTGTTGGCAGGCATTGCCTCTGCCGTAACCCTTTTCTTATTAAACTTTCTTTTCAAACGGCTCATGTATAAAAACAGGGAATTCAGCAAGCTGATTGAAGGTGATCCTGTCCTGCTGATCTATCACGGTAAAGCGGTATCGGCCAATATCCGCAAGGAACAGATCACGGAAAATGAACTGGAAGGTGCCATCCGGGAAAACGGTTTCGAAAGCATCAGCGATGTGAGTATCGCCAAACTGGAGACGAACGGCAATATCAGCGTGGTTGGATTCAGGGATGAAAAAAGATTTCCGTTCAGGAAGAAGGACCGGAAGATGCCGCCGAAAATAAAACAATGA
- a CDS encoding isoprenylcysteine carboxylmethyltransferase family protein has translation MKDNRTLFSLLLSNLFFTMLQPGIVAGLIPVLIVKDELHKSFDVSFTWVHYTGTAFFITGLIILLHCIIRFAVKGRGTLSPVDPATRLVVSGLYRYTRNPMYVGVMMMLCGEAIFFKSNCLWFYSIIAFAAFNAFIILYEEPRLRKTFGQEYEAYLNSTGRWF, from the coding sequence ATGAAAGATAACCGGACCCTCTTCTCCCTGTTGCTGTCGAACCTGTTTTTTACAATGCTACAGCCCGGCATTGTCGCAGGATTGATACCTGTACTGATTGTAAAAGATGAACTGCATAAATCATTCGACGTTTCATTCACATGGGTGCACTATACAGGAACAGCGTTTTTTATAACAGGCCTGATCATCCTGTTGCACTGTATCATCCGTTTTGCGGTTAAAGGCCGTGGCACGCTTTCTCCCGTTGATCCGGCTACACGGCTGGTGGTTTCAGGGCTGTATCGTTATACCCGCAATCCAATGTATGTCGGCGTCATGATGATGTTATGCGGTGAAGCCATTTTTTTCAAGTCAAACTGCCTCTGGTTTTATTCAATCATTGCCTTTGCAGCTTTTAATGCATTTATCATTTTATACGAAGAGCCGCGCCTGCGGAAAACTTTCGGGCAGGAATATGAAGCCTATCTGAACAGCACCGGCAGATGGTTCTGA
- a CDS encoding DUF1801 domain-containing protein, whose protein sequence is MAKNKTTVTTASVKGYINAVKDETKRKDSFALLGLFKKITGMEPRLWGPSIIGFGSYHYRYESGREGDSPLIAFSPRAAAITIYLSGNFDKRDELLAQLGKHKTEKGCIYIRKLEDINTVILQKMIAAHIRHIQQLYPSK, encoded by the coding sequence ATGGCAAAAAATAAAACCACGGTAACCACGGCAAGTGTAAAAGGCTATATCAATGCCGTAAAAGATGAAACCAAACGTAAAGACAGTTTCGCGCTGCTCGGGCTTTTCAAAAAAATAACCGGCATGGAACCACGGTTATGGGGTCCGTCTATCATCGGTTTTGGCAGCTATCATTACCGTTATGAAAGCGGACGGGAGGGAGATAGCCCGCTGATAGCATTTTCTCCCAGGGCAGCTGCCATCACCATATACCTTTCCGGAAATTTTGACAAGCGGGATGAATTGCTGGCGCAGCTGGGTAAGCACAAAACAGAAAAGGGATGCATCTACATCAGGAAGCTGGAAGATATCAATACCGTGATTTTGCAAAAAATGATTGCCGCTCATATACGGCATATTCAGCAACTTTATCCGTCCAAATAA
- a CDS encoding TMEM175 family protein, whose protein sequence is MHSNKELTENGPKATARIEAFSDGVFAIAITLLILELIQIIHVKGAEGLQALLLGHWESLLAFMLGFITILICWINHHLAFCYISKTDSHLMWVNGFVLLVVTFTPFPTAILAGYFERETNYALAFFGFNYFMMSVAAYSLCAYVYYKKLIADSSRGLFYRLTLLYGCAIVYTLIIFFICFVSVPVAIICYCLLFVVFAYPKEFAERLPARSSSSKA, encoded by the coding sequence ATGCACAGCAATAAAGAATTGACGGAAAACGGGCCGAAAGCGACCGCGCGCATAGAAGCCTTCAGCGATGGTGTTTTTGCCATAGCCATCACGCTGCTGATTTTAGAACTGATTCAGATCATTCATGTAAAGGGAGCGGAAGGATTACAGGCGTTGCTGCTTGGTCACTGGGAGTCGTTACTGGCATTCATGCTCGGATTTATCACGATACTCATCTGTTGGATCAATCATCACCTGGCCTTCTGCTATATCAGCAAAACGGACAGCCACCTGATGTGGGTGAATGGTTTTGTATTGCTGGTGGTGACATTCACTCCATTTCCAACCGCCATTCTTGCCGGATACTTTGAGCGGGAGACGAACTATGCCCTTGCCTTTTTCGGGTTCAACTATTTTATGATGTCAGTAGCGGCCTACAGCCTGTGCGCCTATGTTTACTATAAAAAACTGATCGCAGACAGCAGCCGCGGTTTATTCTATCGCTTAACCCTGCTTTACGGCTGTGCGATCGTTTATACACTGATCATATTTTTTATCTGCTTTGTTTCTGTTCCTGTTGCCATCATCTGTTACTGCCTGCTGTTTGTGGTTTTTGCCTATCCGAAGGAGTTTGCGGAAAGGTTACCGGCACGAAGCAGCAGCAGCAAAGCGTGA
- a CDS encoding DUF3024 domain-containing protein, whose protein sequence is MEIDTLQTLDVIEAMENFIARKRPPEHIREKLDLGYKIEDQNIFVFEIRPQFDKPEEKTEHPVAKATFVKTKNHWKVFWM, encoded by the coding sequence ATGGAAATAGATACTTTACAAACTTTAGATGTGATTGAAGCAATGGAAAATTTCATTGCAAGAAAAAGACCGCCTGAACATATCAGAGAGAAACTTGACTTAGGTTATAAGATTGAAGACCAAAATATTTTTGTGTTTGAAATCAGACCACAGTTTGACAAGCCCGAAGAAAAGACAGAGCACCCAGTTGCTAAAGCAACATTTGTGAAAACGAAAAATCACTGGAAAGTTTTTTGGATGTGA
- a CDS encoding DUF3024 domain-containing protein — protein sequence MNWHSYEHKPTVKRVNEFCKLVEEDKQHWFFG from the coding sequence TTGAATTGGCACAGCTACGAACACAAGCCAACAGTGAAGAGAGTGAATGAATTTTGCAAACTTGTGGAAGAGGATAAACAACATTGGTTTTTCGGATGA
- a CDS encoding carbohydrate kinase, with product MKILCIGEALIDMFCLERCTNLSAAEHFIKKPGGAPTNVAAAIASLGGTVDLAAKVGADPFGRQLIQVMKEFGVSTKWMLQDKEHFTTMAYVSLDERGERDFVFHRGADRELTPAEADAIKPEDYGIVHFGSATAFLGGPLQETYLLLLKRSLQKGVFVSFDPNYREALFGNNLSSFTDQSWHYIQHAGFFKVSDEEALLLTGNTTPEEAGRAFRKKSNAVFAITMGAAGTLLGYREEMITVPSISIECVDTTGAGDAFTGAVLYQLSEITQVPLHELPLEAWLDIVAKANMAGARTCESMGAMEAFKKLKSDLLK from the coding sequence ATGAAAATTCTCTGCATCGGTGAGGCGCTGATTGATATGTTTTGCCTGGAGCGATGTACCAATCTATCCGCCGCAGAGCACTTCATCAAAAAACCGGGTGGTGCTCCCACCAATGTCGCCGCAGCCATCGCTTCACTGGGCGGCACAGTGGATCTTGCAGCAAAAGTAGGTGCAGATCCCTTTGGCAGGCAGCTGATACAGGTGATGAAAGAATTCGGTGTTTCTACGAAATGGATGTTGCAGGATAAGGAGCACTTCACCACCATGGCCTATGTTTCCCTGGATGAGCGGGGCGAGCGGGATTTCGTTTTTCACAGGGGTGCTGACCGGGAACTTACACCTGCAGAGGCGGATGCGATCAAGCCGGAGGATTATGGTATTGTACACTTCGGCAGCGCAACGGCCTTCCTGGGAGGACCGCTGCAGGAAACTTATTTATTGCTGCTGAAACGCTCCTTGCAAAAGGGTGTGTTTGTGAGTTTCGATCCCAACTACCGTGAAGCTCTTTTCGGCAACAATCTATCTTCATTTACCGATCAGTCGTGGCATTACATACAACATGCCGGCTTCTTCAAAGTTAGTGATGAAGAGGCATTGCTGCTTACCGGCAACACAACACCGGAAGAGGCGGGACGTGCCTTCCGGAAAAAATCCAATGCTGTTTTCGCCATTACCATGGGCGCTGCAGGCACCTTGCTCGGATACCGGGAAGAGATGATTACGGTACCGAGCATCTCCATCGAATGTGTTGACACAACCGGAGCCGGTGATGCATTTACAGGCGCTGTACTGTATCAGCTGAGTGAGATTACGCAGGTGCCGTTGCATGAACTGCCCCTGGAAGCCTGGCTGGATATTGTTGCAAAAGCGAATATGGCAGGCGCACGAACCTGCGAATCGATGGGCGCCATGGAAGCATTTAAAAAACTAAAAAGTGATTTGCTGAAATAG